One genomic region from Spirosoma sp. KCTC 42546 encodes:
- a CDS encoding MiaB/RimO family radical SAM methylthiotransferase, whose amino-acid sequence MTLIPELTILQPADKEQIDLPRTSEEELAVGKKRLYIESYGCQMNFADSEIVAAVMRNAGFATTSSAEEADVIFLNTCAIRDNAEQKVRHRLKHLTGLKRQKPELLVGMLGCMAERLKTKLLEEEKVVDIVAGPDAYRDIPKLVEEAESGQKAVNVFLSREETYADISPIRLNSNGVTAFVSIMRGCDNMCSFCVVPFTRGRERSRDPYSIVREAQDLFDRGYREVTLLGQNVDSYKWVLGAGSEEREVEPAPETPHRRAAPSSLLAPTTTFAHLLEMVALIHPDLRVRFSTSHPKDITDDVLHTMARYDNICNYIHLPAQSGNSRVLKLMNRTYDRPWYIGKIDRIREILGEGCGISTDMISGFCTETEDEHQESLSLMDYVHYDYAYMFAYSERPGTLAAKKYADDIPEDVKKRRLNEIIARQLSHSAERNQRHIGQVQRVLIEGTSKRSDDFLCGRNDQNKMVVFPKGNHQKGEYVNVLVTECTSATLRGQVVNE is encoded by the coding sequence ATGACGCTCATCCCCGAATTAACCATACTTCAACCGGCTGACAAGGAACAGATTGACCTCCCACGTACTTCTGAAGAGGAATTGGCAGTTGGTAAAAAGCGGCTATATATTGAAAGTTACGGCTGCCAGATGAATTTCGCCGATAGCGAAATCGTTGCGGCTGTAATGCGAAATGCAGGTTTTGCAACGACTTCATCGGCAGAAGAGGCCGATGTGATTTTTTTGAATACCTGCGCCATTCGTGATAATGCCGAGCAGAAAGTTCGCCATCGACTCAAACACTTAACGGGTCTTAAACGGCAGAAACCCGAACTCCTCGTCGGAATGTTGGGCTGTATGGCTGAGCGCCTGAAAACCAAGCTTTTGGAAGAAGAAAAAGTGGTCGACATTGTGGCCGGTCCTGATGCATACCGCGACATTCCGAAACTGGTTGAAGAAGCCGAATCGGGCCAGAAAGCAGTAAACGTTTTTCTGTCACGTGAGGAAACCTACGCCGACATTTCGCCTATCCGCTTGAATTCCAATGGTGTAACCGCCTTTGTTTCCATCATGCGCGGTTGCGACAATATGTGCAGTTTCTGCGTGGTGCCGTTCACCCGTGGCCGCGAACGTAGCCGCGACCCATACAGCATTGTCCGCGAAGCGCAGGATCTCTTTGACCGGGGCTATCGTGAAGTGACACTGCTCGGCCAGAATGTGGATAGTTATAAATGGGTATTAGGAGCGGGGAGTGAGGAGCGAGAAGTAGAACCTGCGCCAGAAACTCCTCACCGCCGGGCGGCCCCGTCCTCGCTCCTCGCTCCTACTACTACGTTCGCGCACCTCCTCGAAATGGTGGCGCTGATCCATCCTGACCTGCGGGTACGGTTCTCAACGTCGCACCCCAAAGACATTACGGATGATGTGCTACACACGATGGCGCGTTATGATAACATCTGTAACTATATCCACCTGCCCGCTCAGAGCGGTAACAGTCGGGTACTGAAACTGATGAACCGGACGTATGATCGGCCCTGGTACATTGGAAAAATTGACCGTATCCGGGAGATTTTAGGCGAAGGCTGCGGCATTTCAACGGATATGATTTCGGGCTTTTGTACCGAAACAGAAGACGAACATCAGGAATCGTTATCGCTGATGGATTACGTTCACTATGATTATGCCTATATGTTCGCCTATTCTGAACGGCCGGGCACGCTAGCTGCGAAGAAATACGCTGATGACATTCCGGAAGACGTAAAAAAACGGCGACTGAATGAGATCATCGCCCGGCAGTTATCGCACTCAGCCGAACGTAACCAACGCCACATTGGGCAGGTACAGCGCGTTCTGATCGAAGGTACATCCAAACGTTCCGACGACTTTTTATGTGGCCGGAATGACCAGAACAAAATGGTCGTGTTCCCAAAAGGAAATCATCAAAAAGGTGAATATGTCAACGTACTAGTCACCGAATGCACCTCCGCAACGCTGCGGGGACAAGTCGTTAATGAATAA
- a CDS encoding BamA/TamA family outer membrane protein, producing MNNVKWIIENGRRSHRRHHYSFYIIHCALIFSLSGCLSSKKLRTNEYILTAQTVRGNRAIPTESLESLIPQKPNRRILALPITPPLWFYQLGLSRYNREEALRALQAKTNEFEQQSQQLADQPQALKKLNRKYGRKLKHLRLKAEEGNWLMRNLGEPPSYFAESDAKANATKMQKYLADKGFFNAKTAYSLDTLRRRQIRVNYLITENEGFYLRNITYSIADPRVDSIVRQSFDKSRLQTGERFDFDNMAGERVRIESLLRDQGYFTFSRQYIRATDVDTIRRGNDRRFYDKLEPGDSTRRNVDIALQIVNPPGKSAHPIYHIGDVEVRISPDIDASGASFVQGVATALDTVRRNGITYLLGGRDISARLLDSKIHIRQGELYSQTNYRETQRQLFLLNQFKFVNLNFTDTTRRQLRTLITASPLDKYEATAEGGLTGLLYQGQSYPGGFGSLVFRVRNMFGGLETFETSVRYGIEAQTGFVNDPNNPGRAVYSSQELGISSSLIFPQILFPGALRFRFNPYAPRTQVSLSFNNTFRPDFRRSLLRATMAYNWQTTPAKQFSFLIADINLINAGPGNSKIISDVFQAQLDSLRKQGSTVYLSFRRSISSSFSFAYTYNTNTPGQNRRANFLRAVVESGGTTLNFFTDSQLRKFFNTTDSTGLQFYKYLRFNVDYRHYIPLRTRITLAFRVNTGLVYGYGSNRTAPYEKLFFAGGSNSIRAWLPRRLGPGSAWPQTADGKPVFNPDYKDQEQFLYTVEKPGDMIIEGSAELRGRLFHLGADVNGAIFVDAGNVWTISNNANRPSTAFALNTFIPQIAVGTGVGLRFDFSFFVIRFDGGIKVWDPARQYFSEVDGKIVDKRFILPEFSLSKLSSGPNPLVINFGIGYPF from the coding sequence CCTGAGTTCTAAGAAATTACGTACGAATGAGTACATTCTGACAGCTCAGACCGTACGTGGAAACCGCGCGATTCCAACAGAGTCTCTGGAGAGCCTGATTCCTCAGAAACCGAACCGCCGGATTCTGGCCCTGCCTATTACACCCCCGCTCTGGTTTTATCAGCTTGGCTTAAGTCGATACAACCGTGAAGAGGCTTTACGGGCGTTGCAGGCCAAAACTAACGAATTTGAACAGCAAAGCCAGCAATTGGCTGATCAGCCCCAAGCACTTAAAAAACTAAATCGAAAGTATGGCCGTAAATTGAAACACCTCCGCCTGAAGGCCGAAGAAGGAAACTGGCTTATGCGTAACCTTGGCGAGCCCCCTTCCTATTTTGCGGAGAGCGATGCGAAAGCTAATGCAACAAAAATGCAGAAGTATTTGGCCGATAAAGGATTTTTCAATGCAAAAACGGCTTATTCGCTTGATACACTACGCAGACGACAGATTCGGGTGAATTACCTGATTACAGAAAACGAAGGATTTTACCTTCGGAATATCACCTACTCCATTGCCGATCCGCGGGTCGACTCCATTGTTCGGCAATCGTTCGACAAGTCCAGGCTTCAAACGGGCGAACGATTCGATTTTGACAACATGGCAGGTGAGCGGGTTCGGATCGAGTCGTTATTACGGGATCAAGGGTACTTTACCTTTTCGCGACAGTATATCCGGGCTACCGATGTCGATACGATCCGGCGCGGGAACGATCGGCGCTTTTACGACAAACTCGAACCCGGCGATTCAACCCGGCGCAATGTAGATATAGCCCTGCAAATTGTAAATCCTCCGGGAAAATCGGCCCACCCGATCTATCATATTGGCGATGTGGAAGTGCGTATTAGTCCCGATATCGATGCATCGGGGGCGTCTTTTGTGCAAGGTGTAGCCACTGCTCTTGACACGGTGCGTCGTAACGGTATTACGTATCTGCTGGGCGGTCGGGATATTTCAGCGCGATTGCTAGACTCGAAAATTCACATCCGTCAGGGTGAATTGTATAGTCAGACCAATTACCGGGAAACACAGCGGCAACTGTTTTTACTAAACCAATTCAAATTTGTCAACCTCAATTTTACGGATACCACCAGAAGACAACTGCGCACGCTCATTACGGCCAGCCCCCTGGATAAATATGAGGCTACCGCCGAAGGAGGCTTGACGGGCTTACTCTATCAAGGACAAAGCTATCCAGGTGGCTTTGGTAGCCTGGTTTTCCGGGTGCGCAACATGTTTGGCGGTCTGGAAACCTTCGAAACATCGGTACGCTATGGGATTGAAGCACAGACCGGTTTCGTGAACGATCCCAATAATCCGGGTAGAGCTGTTTATTCATCCCAGGAACTAGGCATCAGTAGTTCACTGATTTTTCCGCAAATCTTGTTTCCGGGCGCTCTTCGATTTCGATTTAACCCATATGCTCCCCGGACACAAGTCAGTTTGAGTTTCAATAATACATTTCGGCCCGATTTCCGGCGATCGCTCCTGCGGGCTACCATGGCCTATAATTGGCAAACTACGCCTGCGAAACAGTTTAGCTTTTTAATTGCCGATATTAACCTGATTAATGCGGGACCTGGCAATAGTAAAATAATCAGTGATGTATTTCAGGCCCAACTCGACTCGCTACGCAAGCAGGGCAGTACCGTTTATTTAAGCTTTCGTCGATCAATAAGCTCAAGTTTCAGCTTTGCCTACACGTATAACACAAATACACCAGGGCAGAATCGACGCGCTAATTTTCTACGGGCAGTGGTTGAATCGGGTGGTACAACCTTAAATTTCTTTACCGATTCACAGTTACGCAAGTTTTTTAACACAACCGACTCCACCGGTTTACAATTCTACAAATACCTGCGTTTCAACGTCGATTACCGCCATTATATTCCTCTTCGAACGCGCATTACGCTGGCCTTTCGGGTCAATACAGGCCTGGTGTACGGCTATGGCTCAAACAGGACAGCCCCATATGAAAAATTATTTTTTGCGGGCGGCAGCAATAGTATTCGGGCGTGGCTTCCGCGCCGATTGGGCCCTGGTTCTGCCTGGCCACAAACAGCTGATGGAAAGCCTGTATTTAATCCTGATTACAAGGATCAAGAACAATTCTTGTACACCGTTGAGAAACCAGGCGATATGATTATTGAGGGTTCCGCCGAGCTTCGTGGGCGATTATTTCATCTTGGTGCCGATGTAAATGGAGCCATTTTTGTAGATGCGGGCAACGTCTGGACAATTAGTAATAATGCCAATCGTCCTAGTACCGCCTTCGCTTTAAATACGTTCATTCCACAAATTGCAGTTGGTACCGGCGTAGGCCTACGCTTCGATTTCTCCTTTTTTGTTATCCGCTTCGACGGTGGGATTAAAGTATGGGACCCTGCCCGTCAATATTTCAGTGAGGTAGACGGAAAAATAGTTGACAAGCGATTCATCCTACCCGAATTCTCTCTCAGTAAATTATCGAGTGGCCCCAATCCCCTGGTCATCAACTTTGGCATTGGCTATCCGTTCTAA